Proteins from a single region of Bactrocera neohumeralis isolate Rockhampton unplaced genomic scaffold, APGP_CSIRO_Bneo_wtdbg2-racon-allhic-juicebox.fasta_v2 ctg5601, whole genome shotgun sequence:
- the LOC126767342 gene encoding uncharacterized protein LOC126767342, translating to MGEIANETPSTRVKWSLMRVGTELRTHDQGVRFAEENGLIPREQLCPVHKVPKKVLREDYTNEGKTLSSATISDWYSYCREVVVIYQWDHQYEQGKIGGPGKTVQIDESKFGRRKYNKGRRVEGHWVLGMIEDGSEVIRLEVCPDNLRTADILIPLIQKHVAEGSVIRTDCWRAYNALPNFGETFFYKDNYNHTANFADVIVEYMWRRSIKKEGKDPFVALIDAFKYVYTLH from the exons atggGCGAAATTGCAAATG aaacgcCGTCCACACGGGTTAAGTGGAGCCTTATGCGTGTTGGCACCGAGCTGCGCACGCATGACCAAGGAGTCCGTTTTGCGGAGGAAAACGGTTTAATACCGAGAGAGCAATTGTGCCCTGTACACAAGGTTCCAAAGA AAGTATTGCGCGAGGACTATACTAATGAGGGGAAAACTTTGTCATCTGCAACAATATCAGACTGGTATAGTTATTGCCGAGAGGTCGTGGTAATATACCAGTGGGACCACCAATATGAACAAGGAAAAATTGGTGGTCCGGgaaaaactgttcagatcgacGAAAGTAAATTTGGTCGGCGAAAGTACAATAAAG gcaGGCGCGTAGAGGGACACTGGGTCCTTGGGATGATTGAAGATGGTAGCGAGGTCATACGCCTCGAAGTATGTCCTGACAATCTTCGAACGGCGGACATTTTAATACCTTTGATACAGAAGCACGTGGCTGAAGGAAGCGTAATTCGGACGGACTGCTGGCGGGCATATAACGCATTACCAAATTTCGG TGAAACGTTTTTTTACAAAGACAATTATAATCACACCGCCAACTTCGCCGACGTCATCGTCGAATATATGTGGCGGCGATCTattaaaaaagaaggaaaagatCCATTTGTAGCATTAATAGatgcatttaaatatgtatatacattgcaCTGA